A single region of the Plasmodium reichenowi strain SY57 chromosome 9, whole genome shotgun sequence genome encodes:
- a CDS encoding ADP-ribosylation factor, putative, with protein MGNTVTTFFRDCCNRLFNKSIVFQIRICGPAQSGKTTFVKFLMCNQFLKVKPTEGLLVEKIDYEEFSVIIWDSRYSLEDDAAINKLDIDAVIYFIDLSDQGRLKIAKKGFYKVLQDFDHVDNVLVVASKQDKKGCMTLDHVRKELKIDKIVDRNCFLAECSSKTGHGIEYSMNWLFNQLMIKRKKSLCLLK; from the exons ATGGGAAATACAGTGACAACATTTTTTAGAGATTGTTGTAATagattatttaataaaagtatAGTTTTTCAAATTAGAATATGTGGGCCTGCTCAAAGCGGAAAAACTACATTCgtaaaatttttaatgtGTAATCAATTTTTGAAAGTAAAGCCGACAGAAG GCCTACTTGTCGAAAAAATTGATTATGAGGAATTTTCTGTAATTATTTGGGATTCAAGATATAGCCTAGAAGATGAT GCGGCTATTAACAAATTAGATATCGATGCtgtaatttattttattgatCTTTCTGACCAAGGAAGATTAAAAATAG ctAAAAAGGGGTTTTACAAGGTATTACAAGATTTTGATCATGTTGATAATGTTTTAGTTGTTGCTAGCAAACAAGATAAAAAAGGTTGTATGACATTAGACCATGTTAGGAAGGAATTAAAAATTGACAAAATTGTTGACAGGAATTg CTTTTTAGCAGAATGCTCGTCAAAAACAGGACATGGAATTGAATATTCGATGAACTGGCTATTTAATCAGTTAATgattaaaagaaaaaaaagtttatgtcttttaaaataa
- a CDS encoding hypothetical protein (conserved Plasmodium protein, unknown function), which produces MIKCIQLYVITVCILLINIVCKKYRDNSYAGYIRNNIHNTHRTRKKIYRRYAQKKKEKETYEEYFKELDKIFNECDYDAEQVEEEEKKKEEELNLITEKDLLDINFCNYEKDPRSLANLVKEKSEEEIQKENNENNENIENNENIENNENIENNENIENNENIENIENNENIKNNTLEYSYDYDRILKKKKFLKEKIEYKDKFILNENHNKLVNNIDTSFMNDFLNNYNNDFNKPFYKARRDQYFAREDLDQHDININNQTEYKEHNNSENNYTNDNNHILYDEERKNDLPYHNVSKDDQNNEDMLKENLESVLFLKRIRNSFDIKRNIYINETINDIKDKYNKYEDKTNRWNNIKNEDSHKERDEENKFHEYVEEKIKNASTDENVEKLILKKYIKMFSIDDEVLNINEKIKKCENVHSILEIFKDNKRINIINIMYSFIYIDRFKCLNITEYLYEKRFAYITYALEEIMKYYLYVLNKKGLKGLYQKKKINNLNNINKEDREKTKINKDHKNNNDNCDKANNSYDPLFEHRTLQLNDKNLIFLIKYMNKLKLFYINVNLYNMFFLILSKSFPLCSENSFVILLSYINEYNYYNNNIHKKINISILNELFDIFKRDGMKSSGLNLAHFKILLPLLIKYKYVNNNVFKLLYLYFEKDIKKMMHTLTSNVKKKERKEICNVLFYDVKTKEQEKNKEKYLSYLKYEEMKEKKENMEILSQLLNYLMMCKFNEKDSIVLKLVDIFIDYMHLLNVDQLLNIFFNYHIFQYNNEIILYRCKQELLNRKSLLKDYHINKILSYIIYNYRKAEIYRNYYRNWFSYKNYTIFRNDVICDEIVRNEKLTQHEHEMYNIKNVSQDDKKKSTAVDKTPCDNEREIFNNNNNNNNYYCNSRCYSVYNNYSKGGDIKKLPSHISLKEVLHKKKEIKQLKKDYYINTKIFKDVEFLYDLTHDIHIYVPFKNVHLLKFVYSIYLLSLLFYKNMDVIRIASEIAYDLTDTNIFSFIDQYSYYLYDDIYIIIKTFKYISFFSMDVIDIWKKFFFLLNHFVNNLNLENIYDIFFFIHISKITNLKNENYDVLNLLMSRMKTILQLLFTHNVQNFNTYPHTYILNILNLINDQNNEHVIDFVHFFFYSIYKRIQYLYSNGDNILARSSYDESKMKMENTKMEENIESDNKTFGDNKIVGDDKSFGDNKIVGDDKSFEDNKIVGDNKSFGDNKSFGDNKSFGDNKYFGDNKYFGDNIKSFSNNVKTDTYFSNMYDRKNKKSNEIYKNVNNYIYNFKDIRLFIKIFLRYYKKEQETFNLKIVDFILYNSEVFFFNMWTNKRYYQRHYFFGKEIHEFLHLLKELIQNKLYNSNIMYRCVNILKYIIKMQSTFNLEDIPNVHCNLYSNFFLHFDKINDINVWKYIRKVF; this is translated from the coding sequence ATGATAAAATGTATACAACTCTATGTTATTACTGTATGCATACTacttataaatattgtgTGTAAGAAATACAGAGATAATTCTTATGCTGGATATATAAGGAATAATATACACAATACTCATAGGACGagaaaaaagatatatagAAGATATgctcaaaaaaaaaaagagaaagaaacttatgaagaatattttaaagaactagataaaatttttaatgaaTGTGATTATGACGCAGAACAAGttgaagaagaagaaaagaaaaaggaagaagaattaaatttaataacTGAAAAGGATTTATTAgatattaatttttgtaattaTGAAAAGGATCCACGTAGTTTAGCTAACTTGgttaaagaaaaaagtgaagaagaaattcaaaaggaaaataacgaaaacaatgaaaatattgaaaataatgaaaatattgaaaataatgaaaatattgaaaacaatgaaaatattgaaaacaatgaaaatattgaaaatattgaaaacaatgaaaatattaaaaataatacattagAATATAGTTATGATTATGATcgtatattaaaaaagaaaaaatttcttaaagaaaaaatagaatataaagataaatttatattaaatgaaaatcaTAATAAGTTAGTCAATAATATAGATACCAGTTTTATGAAcgattttttaaataattataataatgattttaATAAACCATTTTATAAAGCTAGACGAGATCAATATTTTGCTCGAGAAGATTTAGACCAAcatgatataaatattaacaatCAAACAGAATATAAAgaacataataatagtgaaaataattatactaatgataataatcatatattatatgatgaggagagaaaaaatgatttaCCTTATCATAACGTTTCAAAGGATGatcaaaataatgaagaCATGTTAAAAGAAAATCTCGAAAGTGTTCTTTTTCTAAAAAGAATAAGAAACAGTTTtgatataaaaaggaatatttatattaacGAGACGATAAACGAcataaaagataaatataataagtaTGAAGATAAAACGAACAGAtggaataatataaaaaatgaggATAGTCATAAAGAAAGAGATGAAGAGAATAAATTTCATGAATATGTTGAagagaaaataaaaaatgcAAGTACTGATGAAAATGTTGagaaattaattttaaagaaatacataaaaatgttttcAATTGATGATGAagttttaaatattaatgagaaaataaaaaaatgtgaaAATGTCCATTCTATTttagaaatatttaaagaCAATAAACGTATCAATATAATCAATATAAtgtattcatttatatatatagatagatttaaatgtttaaatataaccgaatatttatatgagAAAAGATTTGCTTATATAACATATGCATTAGAAGAAATCATGAAATATTATCTATACGTTTTAAACAAGAAAGGCTTAAAGGGATTATatcagaaaaaaaaaataaacaatttaaataatataaataaagaagacagagaaaaaacaaaaataaacaaggatcataaaaataataatgataattgTGATAAGGCTAACAATTCTTATGATCCTCTTTTTGAACATAGGACATTACAACTGaatgataaaaatttaatctttctaattaaatatatgaataaactaaaattattttacataAACGTAAATTTGTACAATATGTTTTTCCTAATATTATCCAAGTCTTTTCCCTTATGTAGTGAAAATTcatttgttattttattatcttatataaatgaatataattattacaataataatatacataagaagattaatatttctatattgAATGAACTGtttgatatttttaaaagagATGGAATGAAATCTAGTGGTTTGAATCTTGCtcattttaaaatattacttcctttattaataaagtataaatatgttaataataatgtttttaaacttttatatctatattttgaaaaggatataaagaaaatgatgCATACATTAACAAGCAAcgttaaaaaaaaggaacGTAAAGAAATTTGTAATGTTTTGTTTTATGATGTTAAAACAAAGgaacaagaaaaaaataaagaaaaatatctttcgtatttaaaatatgaagaaatgaaagaaaaaaaagagaacatggaaatattatcacaacttttaaattatttaatgatGTGTAAATTTAATGAAAAGGATTCAATAGTATTAAAATTAgttgatatatttatagatTATATGcatttattaaatgtaGATCAGttgttaaatatattttttaattatcatatttttcaatataataatgaaattataCTATATAGATGTAAGcaagaattattaaatagGAAAAGCTTACTAAAGGATtatcatattaataaaatattatcatatataatatataattatagaAAGGCTGAAATATATCGTAATTATTATCGTAATTGGTTCTCTTATAAGAATTATACTATATTTAGGAATGATGTAATTTGTGATGAAATTGTGAGGAATGAAAAATTGACACAACATGAACATgaaatgtataatataaagaatgTATCACaagatgataaaaaaaaaagtacaGCTGTTGATAAGACTCCATGTGATAATGAAAGggaaatttttaataataataataataataataattattattgtaataGTCGTTGTTATTCTGTTTATAATAACTATAGTAAAGGAGGAGATATCAAAAAGCTTCCTAGTCATATATCCCTTAAAGAAgtattacataaaaaaaaggagaTAAAACAACTTAAAAaagattattatataaataccaaaatttttaaagatGTAGAATTCTTATATGATTTAACACAtgatatacatatatatgtaccatttaaaaatgttcatttgttaaaatttgtttatagtatatatttgttaagtttattattttataaaaatatggatGTAATACGAATAGCATCGGAGATAGCATATGATTTAACGGATACTAacatattttcttttattgatcaatattcttattatttatatgatgatatatatattatcataaaaacatttaaatatatatcttttttttctatgGACGTAATAGATATATGgaagaaattttttttcttattaaatcattttgttaataatttaaatttagaaaatatttatgatattttcttttttattcatatttctaaaataaccaatttgaaaaatgaaaattatgatgtcttaaatttattaatgtCACGTATGAAAACTATTCTACAACTTTTATTTACACATAATGTGCAAAATTTTAATACCTATCCCCATACCtacattttaaatatactTAACTTGATTAATGATCAAAATAATGAACATGTCATTGATTTTGtacacttttttttttattccaTATATAAAAGGATACAATATTTGTACTCAAATggtgataatatattagcACGTTCATCATACGATGAATCTAAAATGAAGATGGAAAATACAAAGATGgaagaaaatatagaaaGTGATAACAAGACTTTTGGAGATAATAAAATCGTTGGGGATGATAAATCTTTTGGAGATAATAAAATCGTTGGGGATGATAAATCTTttgaagataataaaatcGTTGGGGATAATAAATCTTTTGGAGATAATAAATCTTTTGGAGATAATAAATCTTTTGgagataataaatattttggagataataaatattttggagataatataaaatcatTTAGTAATAACGTAAAAACCGATACATATTTTTCCAATATGTATgatagaaaaaataagaaatccaatgaaatatacaaaaatgtgaataattatatttataactTCAAAGATATACGtttattcataaaaatattcttaagatattataaaaaagaacaagaaacctttaatttaaaaattgttgattttatattatataattcagaagtttttttttttaatatgtggacaaataaaagatattatCAAAGgcattatttttttggaaAAGAAATACACGAGTTTTTACATTTACTAAAAGAActtatacaaaataaattatataattctaatattatgtatagATGTGTAAACatattgaaatatataataaaaatgcAGAGTACTTTTAATTTAGAAGATATTCCTAATGTACATTGTAATTTATATAGCAACTTCTTTTTACATTTTGATAAGataaatgatattaatgtgtggaaatatataagaaagGTGTTTTAA
- a CDS encoding hypothetical protein (conserved Plasmodium protein, unknown function) — protein sequence MSDNESYISAEYNKSDDGKKSNENLDNFLNYDIDYYMNEKNKSNYVGVDILQRIDYYNIKNANNEYIMNGNLSNNNNNNNNNNSHYHHNILLYNRKKEQVDIFYKLKKELYNIAYTNEDNKLNNVVTTNNNITVQKNSKKTSSFNTKILKENFNLFHSKNKDKSNNKKSYDLLNNDLSISLGNKIEDTYKDIKNSVNWLGNFFSNNDNQEEKKYVNVYYADLYFFNDITLIRFLDTYNYNMLKTLNKIIKFIVWRQMHIQDFNNKRDTLKLSEQSTKENDNNNNDDNNDNNNNNEDKDKDKDKDNNSNIFLNPSNIKDTLIKSNIFRCGYDMYSRPILYVKIQEKLDMSEDDLFLMLVYHVDMCINSVDYKKCYPDAFTSEKDNINDNNNNNNNDNNNDNNNNNNNNNNNNNNNNDKNNNEDADKSKSNYNSSSDSNNKNYCYKSNTENIKTDETTLQLVIVVDCLKFELNNMISVECIKKMINVFNEFYTDVLFRIYVINVPSFFKKVWCLFNMFIDNHTLNKIIFINKKNINLMYEHIPIHIMEHLDKNATKSEQQKSVFFPSSSLYYKYDEMYYKKLMHYVNIWVDKMIKTNH from the coding sequence atgagtGATAATGAAAGCTACATTTCTGCAGAATATAACAAGAGTGATGATGGGAAAAAATCCAATGAAAACCttgataattttttaaattatgatatagattattatatgaatgaaaaaaataaatcaaattATGTAGGAGTAGATATATTACAACGTattgattattataatataaagaatgCTAATAATGAGTATATAATGAATGGGAATTtaagtaataataacaataataataataataataatagtcattatcatcataatatattattatataatagaaaaaaagaacaagttgatatattttataaattaaaaaaagaattatataatatagcatatacaaatgaagataataaattaaataatgtCGTAACaactaataataatataacggttcaaaaaaattcaaaGAAAACATCAAGTTTTAATACAAAAATCcttaaagaaaattttaatttatttcattcgaaaaataaagataaaagtaataataaaaaatcatatgatttgttaaataatgatttaAGTATATCCTTaggaaataaaatagaagatacttataaagatattaaaaatagtGTTAATTGGCTAGGAAATTTCTTTTCAAACAATGATAAtcaagaagaaaaaaaatatgttaatgtttattatgcggatttatattttttcaacGATATAACCTTAATACGTTTTCTAGATACATACAATTATAACATGTTGAAAACattgaataaaataattaagTTTATAGTTTGGAGACAAATGCATATACAagattttaataataaaagagaTACCTTGAAATTATCTGAGCAATcaacaaaagaaaatgataacaataataatgatgataataatgataataataataataatgaagataaagataaagataaagataaagataataactctaatatttttcttaacCCTTCTAATATTAAAGATACTCTTATAAAGTCAAACATCTTCAGATGTGGATACGATATGTATTCCAGACCCATACTATATGTTAAGATACAAGAAAAGCTAGACATGAGTGAAGACGACCTTTTTCTCATGTTAGTTTATCACGTGGACATGTGTATTAATAGTGTAGACTACAAAAAATGTTATCCAGATGCATTTACATCGGAGAAGGACAACATcaatgataataataataataataataatgataataataatgataataataataataacaacaacaacaacaataataataataataataatgacaaAAACAATAATGAAGACGCCGATAAAAGCAAAAGTAATTATAACAGCAGCAGTGATAGCAACAATAAGaattattgttataaatCTAATAcagaaaatattaaaacaGATGAAACGACCTTACAACTTGTTATTGTTGTGGATTGCCTTAAGTttgaattaaataatatgattaGCGTAgaatgtataaaaaaaatgataaatgTATTTAACGAGTTTTATACGGATGTTTTATTTAgaatatatgttattaatGTACCATCCTTTTTTAAGAAGGTTTGGTGTCTTTTCAATATGTTTATTGATAATCAtacattaaataaaattatttttattaataagaaaaaCATTAATTTAATGTATGAACATATTCCTATTCATATTATGGAACACTTAGATAAAAATGCAACAAAATCAGAGCAACAAAAATCAGTCTTTTTTCCTTCTAGTTCTTTATATTACAAGTATGATGAAATGTATTACAAAAAGCTTATGCATTATGTCAATATTTGGGTAGataaaatgataaagaCTAATCACTAG
- a CDS encoding inosine-5'-monophosphate dehydrogenase, whose amino-acid sequence MASGWKADEVFGGVMSYTYDDIICMPGYIDFALSDIDLTNNMTDNITLKTPVISSPMDTVTGHKMSIALALSGGLGVIHNNMSIEKQIEEVKKVKRFENGFIFDPYTFSPEHTVADVLETKNRVGYKSYPITVDGKVGSKLVGIITGVDYLYLTNKSMKIGDIMTTDVVTGSYPINLSDANKVLCDEKKSVLPIVNKNNELIALVCRNDMHKNRIFPHASKSQNKQLIVGASISTREHDLERANQLIKNMIDVICIDSSQGNSIYQIDTIKKIKSAHPDIPIIAGNVVTSQQAKNLIDAGADVLRIGMGSGSICTTQDVCAVGRAQGTAVYHVSKYAHTRNVKTIADGGIKNSGNIVKALSLGADFVMLGNLLAATEESCSEYYFENNVRLKIYRGMGSMEAMYNKGFNSKSRYLVDERKNEYTDENIDEIKVSQGVSASLVDKGSVLNLIPHLFKAVKHGFQSMGIRNIPELHSKLYSGDIRFDVRSFNTIKEGKVSDNLIFNNKKFTT is encoded by the coding sequence ATGGCTAGCGGATGGAAAGCAGATGAGGTTTTTGGAGGCGTCATGTCCTATACATATGACGACATAATATGTATGCCCGGATATATAGATTTTGCATTAAGTGATATAGAtttaacaaataatatgacAGATAACATAACCCTAAAAACACCGGTAATATCTTCTCCTATGGATACAGTAACCGGACATAAGATGTCAATAGCTTTAGCTTTGAGCGGTGGTTTAGGTGTgattcataataatatgagtATAGAAAAGCAAATTGAAGAAGTGAAAAAGGTTAAGAGGTTTGAGAATggttttatttttgatCCTTATACATTTTCACCTGAACATACTGTAGCAGATGTACTAGAAACAAAGAATCGTGTTGGTTATAAATCATATCCGATAACAGTAGATGGTAAGGTAGGTTCTAAATTAGTTGGTATAATAACAGGTGTTgattatctttatttaacAAATAAAAGTATGAAGATCGGTGATATTATGACAACTGATGTTGTTACAGGGAGTTATCCCATAAATTTATCTGATGCTAATAAAGTACTTTgtgatgaaaaaaaaagtgtTCTTCCTATagttaataaaaataatgaacTTATAGCTTTAGTATGTCGAAATGATATGCataaaaatagaatatTTCCCCATGCGTCTAAAAGTCAAAATAAACAATTAATTGTAGGTGCATCTATATCGACCAGAGAACATGATTTAGAAAGAGCAAATcaattaattaaaaatatgattgATGTTATATGTATAGATTCATCACAAGGAAATAGTATATATCAAATTGACactattaaaaaaattaaatcaGCTCATCCAGATATTCCAATTATTGCTGGCAATGTTGTTACTTCGCAACAAgcaaaaaatttaatagaTGCAGGTGCAGATGTTTTACGTATTGGTATGGGTAGTGGTTCAATTTGTACAACACAAGATGTATGTGCTGTAGGTAGAGCACAAGGAACAGCTGTTTATCATGTAAGTAAATATGCTCATACTAGAAATGTTAAAACTATTGCAGATGGAGGGATCAAAAATTCAGGGAATATTGTAAAGGCATTATCTTTAGGAGCAGATTTTGTTATGTTAGGAAATTTATTGGCAGCAACTGAAGAAAGTTGCAgtgaatattattttgaaaataacGTCcgtttaaaaatatatagagGTATGGGTAGTATGGAAGCTATGTATAATAAAGGATTCAATTCAAAAAGTAGATATTTAGTTgatgaaagaaaaaatgaatatacaGATGAAAATATTGACGAAATAAAAGTCTCTCAAGGAGTATCAGCTAGTTTAGTAGATAAAGGATCGGTCCTTAATTTAATTCCACATTTATTCAAGGCAGTAAAACATGGATTCCAGAGTATGGGTATAAGAAACATTCCAGAGTTACattcaaaattatattcTGGTGATATAAGATTTGATGTTAGATCTTTTAATACAATTAAAGAAGGTAAAGTGAGtgataatttaatattcaACAACAAAAAGTTTACTACATAA
- a CDS encoding U4/U6 snRNA-associated-splicing factor, putative, whose translation MSEESSDKKRRRIITQIQNQEDMLRGEEEHPMCNDKKKNDINKNSKRNKNYESKLFNNKNDKIDDSNSDSNNNIDEFKGNKNNNKKNIKHYLIENLQNKSLLLNNVSSVEENKLYVKNINEHITKEDFESYFSKVDGYIETRFVVDTSRTSRKFAYIEFENKTKALSFLHTLQNSNIENFKTLTLNNVDLLISISKPKKSLYEENIVFIKFTKCNIDSDISIKEKISDFLLKHTIDVRDIRLLGDTTNKHGYIELLNNEDVIKCVDNIKLGKLDELEFNLNYSIPIIKKKIIPDIEKIKMNKEKHKKLKDEKKKDKESCTVVVKNLHFNTRKNKLQNIFGQIGEIENIYLSKKISENNIKRNKGFAFITFKNSNDATSSLILNDIIIDGRNILISKFNNDKDGKYQYNHDINNHSNTKNDYHDKKISNHKYYKKDRKQYFEKKRINLNKTNDNDTENEKKTDNQTIGMTNDDFRKLFFKS comes from the exons ATGAGTGAAGAATCTTCTGATAAAAAGAGAAGAAGAATAATTACTCAAATACAGAATCAAGAAGATATGTTAAGAGGGGAAGAGGAACATCCCATGTGTAatgacaaaaaaaaaaatgatattaataaaaactCCAAAAGGAATAAGAATTATGAATCTAAATTATtcaataataaaaatgacaAAATAGATGATTCTAATAGTGacagtaataataatattgatgaatttaaaggaaataaaaataataataaaaagaatataaaacattatttaattgaaaatttacaaaataaaagttTATTACTAAATAATGTTTCGTCGgttgaagaaaataaattatatgtaaaaaatattaatgaacATATAACCAAAGAAGATTTTGAAAGCTACTTTTCTAAAGTTGATGGTTATATAGAAACAAGATTTGTTGTAGATACTTCTAGAACGTCTAGAAAATTTGCCTATATTGAAtttgaaaataaaacaaaagctttatcatttttacATACACTTCAAAATAGTAATATTGAAAACTTTAAAACATTAACATTAAATAATGTCGATCTTCTTATATCCATATCAAAACCCAAAAAATCTctatatgaagaaaatattgtttttattaaattcaCAAAGTGTAATATTGATAGTGATATAAgtataaaagaaaaaatttctGACTTTTTATTGAAACACACAATTGATGTTCGGGATATACGTCTCCTGGGAGATACCACAAAcaa ACATGGATATATAGAATTGctaaataatgaagatgTCATAAAATGTgttgataatattaaacTAGGAAAACTAGACGAACTagaatttaatttaaaCTATTCAATACctataattaaaaaaaaaattattcctgatatagaaaaaattaagatgaataaagaaaaacataaaaaacttaaagatgaaaagaaaaaagataaGGAAAGTTGTACAGTTGTAGTTAAAAATTTACATTTCAAtacaagaaaaaataagctacaaaatatttttggACAAATAGGTGaaattgaaaatatttatttaagtaaaaaaatatccgaaaataatataaaacgAAATAAAGGATTTGCATTTAtaacatttaaaaattcaAACGATGCAACATCGTCTTTAATACTTAACGATATTATTATAGACGGGcgtaatatattaatatccaaatttaataatgataaagatggaaaatatcaatataatcatgatataaataatcatagtaatacaaaaaatgattatcatgataaaaaaatttcgaaccataaatattataaaaaagatagAAAACAATActttgaaaaaaaaagaataaatctgaataaaacaaatgataatgatacggaaaatgaaaaaaaaactgATAACCAAACAATTGGTATGACCAATGATGATTTTAGAAAGCTTTTCTTTAAATCATAA
- a CDS encoding ubiquitin-conjugating enzyme, putative (transcript variant 2; alternatively spliced) — protein MANIARELLKKQFIELTRDHNAGFSVGLVDESNFFEWNVCFEGPKNTLYEGGIYNATLSFPSDFPNHPPQMKFTQEMWHPNGVDIYNEQEKPEERWRPIWSVEGILVSVISMLNEPNLESPANVDAAVQLKNNIHEYKSKVRALARMC, from the exons ATGGCAAATATAGCTAGAGAgcttttaaaaaaacaatttattg AGCTAACCAGAGATCATAATGCTGGTTTTTCTGTGGGGTTGGTAGATGAgtctaatttttttgagTGGAATGTGTGTTTTGAAGGTCCAAAAAATACTTTATATGAAG GAGGCATATATAATGCTACTCTTTCTTTTCCTTCTGATTTTCCAAATCACCCTCCTCAAATGAAATTCACCCAAGAAATGTGGCATCCCAATG GTGTCGATATTTATAACGAACAAGAAAAACCAGAAGAAAGGTGGAGACCTATATGGTCAGTTGAAGGTATTCTTGTCAGTGTCATTTCGATGTTAAATGAACCCAATTTAGAATCACCTGCTAATGTTGATGCAGcg GTgcaattaaaaaataatatacatgaATACAAAAGCAAGGTTAGAGCTTTAGCAAGAATGTgttaa
- a CDS encoding ubiquitin-conjugating enzyme, putative (transcript variant 1; alternatively spliced), which produces MANIARELLKKQFIELTRDHNAGFSVGLVDESNFFEWNVCFEGPKNTLYEGGIYNATLSFPSDFPNHPPQMKFTQEMWHPNVFPDGRVCISILHPPGVDIYNEQEKPEERWRPIWSVEGILVSVISMLNEPNLESPANVDAAVQLKNNIHEYKSKVRALARMC; this is translated from the exons ATGGCAAATATAGCTAGAGAgcttttaaaaaaacaatttattg AGCTAACCAGAGATCATAATGCTGGTTTTTCTGTGGGGTTGGTAGATGAgtctaatttttttgagTGGAATGTGTGTTTTGAAGGTCCAAAAAATACTTTATATGAAG GAGGCATATATAATGCTACTCTTTCTTTTCCTTCTGATTTTCCAAATCACCCTCCTCAAATGAAATTCACCCAAGAAATGTGGCATCCCAATG TTTTTCCTGATGGGAGAGTGTGTATAAGTATTTTACACCCCCCAG GTGTCGATATTTATAACGAACAAGAAAAACCAGAAGAAAGGTGGAGACCTATATGGTCAGTTGAAGGTATTCTTGTCAGTGTCATTTCGATGTTAAATGAACCCAATTTAGAATCACCTGCTAATGTTGATGCAGcg GTgcaattaaaaaataatatacatgaATACAAAAGCAAGGTTAGAGCTTTAGCAAGAATGTgttaa